The following is a genomic window from Geobacillus subterraneus.
TTTTTTGCACATTCTTTCAGAAAGCCCTCTCCCCTTTTCTGAAGGAATGTGCTAAATTTTTTGTGAATTGTTTCGGACAAAGATTTCCATTCGTTTCAATGAGGGGGAGGAAGTGTGATCCAGTTTCACGACTTTGGCATTGACATTCAAACGTATACGGATCGTGGGAAAGGGAACGATTTTCCCGACGTGAACCAATGCCCCCACTGTCCATCCCGCCGCCCCTTGCATCGTCACGGATACTACCAACGCTATGCGTTGACGGCAGAGGGGGAGTATCACCTTTGGATCGCACGATATCGCTGTCAAGAGTGTCGCAAAACCGTGAGTGTGCTGCCTTCTTTCCTCCTCCCGTATGTTCAATATACACGATCGGTTATTTGGCAAGCGGTCAAAGCATGGTTCGAAACGCCAAGGCAAGGAGCGAAGACCAAACAGGTTGTTTTTCCCACCAAGGAGGTCATCTTGTTTTATGTCCGACGATTTTTACGGAATCTCTCTCGCTTGCATCACGCGGCGGCGAGAAGGTGGGGGATCATCGGCCCTGTAGGGAACGCAAGAACAGAACGGGCGGTTTGGTGGATGCAGACCTTGGAGGGACGGGGGGTGGGCTCGATCATCCAAGACCTGTGGACAAACGAGAGGCGGCATCCGTTTTCGGATCAAATTTCTTCCTGATTTTCTACTTAACACCAAAAGTGGAGATGGTTGATGTTCCCACAAACCCTTCCTCTCGACGAATCTCGAGCCGTTTCGTAAGATAGGGCTCACATTTCGCACCCTAACAGGGTAGAAAGAAAGGATTTTTTATTTCGTTTTTTAGAATACCATTTCGACCAACACAACGAGCGATGGCAATCCTTTTTTTACCATCGCTAGTCGTTCCGTATGACGTTACACGTAAATGCTCTCATCCATGCCCAATCCCTGCAGGATCCTTCGCTGATCAGGGGTGAGCGGTTTCCCTAACGCGCGTTGGATGTGCCCATCCGGCAGCTTGAGGAGGACGACTTTCACATACTCAAACAACTGAAAAATCGCCTGCCCGGTGGGTCGGGTCAGTTTCCGGCCTCCGGCGCCCTTTAATGGGCGTTCCGGGGTGATGAACTGACGCACCCGGCGCTGGAAGACGCGGTAAATGGCCAAGGCCAACAGAAACAAATAACCCAATACCGCCACCCGTTCTGGTTTTTTGACGTAAATCTCATCCGTAAAGAACGGGTCTTTCAAGAAAGAGAAGTTCATCTCCACGGAGATTTGGCCTTTATACAACTTCAAGATTTCTTTTGCCTCCATCGGTTGACCCTTCCATTCCTTCGGAACGGTCGTAATGAGGACAAACCGGGACGCTTTCCGTCTCGCCTGTTCCCAAGCATTTGGGTCGAATTCGACGCCAAGACGCACGAAATACAGCGTCTCCATCTCGGGTTCCGCCCCTTTTTTCGGTCGTCCGCGCCGTTTTTTCGGGCGCACGATCTCTTCGACTGCGGCTTCCACCCGATGAAACTGGGGGCGAAGGGACGCCTTGAGGGAGGCCAAGGCTTGTTCGGCGTCTTCCCGACAAGAGAAGGGGTGGCGTTCCCAACGGGCTTGTTCCTCGCGAAGAAGCTCCGCTTCTTTGGTCCGCTCTTTGTCGAGCGTCTTTCCTTTTCGCTGGTCGAGCGCGCTCGATTCGACGACGATCAGCCGAACCGGATGGCCTTCATACGTCGAGGCCGTTTCCCATACCCGATACGTGGCACCGTTTTTCTCCGCCAGCGTAAAGGGGTCGCTCCACGCTGGATCGGGTTGGACATCCGCTTCCGCCAGAGCAGCTTTGACGATTCGGAGCGACGATGGGCCTCTCGTGATCAAAAAGGCGTTGGCGGCTTTCGTCTGCGCCAGAGTGTCTTTCGTCATGGCGGCGGAATCGGCCACGTAAATCCATTCGTCTTCAATCTTGGCTTGTTTGAGCTGTTCGTGGACACGGGACAGCACCTCCGGATTCCACGTTTTGTCCGGCAGGTTGCCGTCGTGCACATCGCCGTAAAACGGGATGCCATCCTCGTTGCCGATCAGCCCGAAACCGATCTGTTTTTGCCAGCGATGATGCCGGTTGTAGCCATGCGTGATCCGCAGGGCCTCTGACGAGACCGATTCATACGCGCCGTAAACGGTCTTGTCCGTCGTATCGGCGTGGAAGGCCTGGAGAGGAAGGCCTTCTTTCCGATAAATGTGAATCAAGCAAGTGCTGATCACCTTGTGAATATCCGCCTCATACAGGCGGTCGAGATGACGAGCCAACGCATCATCATTGAACCAAGAAGGCTTCAGCCCCGGCCGGATCAGCTTCGACAAATCGATCTCATGCGCCCATCGCTCCAAATGGACGAGTGCTTGTCGTCCGCTCAAGATATCCAGAAGGATCAGCTTGACCGCATCGCTGGTTCGGGTTTGGCATTGGGGATCCACCGGAACCAGCCGATCGATGAGCTGGGGAAGGTCAAGATCTTGGAAAAGGGCACTTATTATATTCAAATAGGAACTGTCATAAATCTCACAAATTTGAACATCCATGGTGGACAAACTCCTTTGCATTCCTTGTGTGTCAAGGATTCATTCCACATCGATGCAAAAAAATCCTCCCGATTTTCGTCGGAAGGGTGCGAAATGTGAGTTTTATTGAATGGTTAGCGAATCAAGAAAGCAAATAACGCTATAATAACAAATTTAAAGGGGTGCCCTACAATTTGAGGACACCCTATGTTTTATCTGATTCACTACGGCATCTATTCACTAACAAAAAAGACATAACGGCCTATTGTAAGGAAGGTTTAGAAAGTCTAACTAATTCCAAAGCCGGTTCAAGTTCATATGTATGCACATCCCAAATGTGTATCTCATCATCAGTTACAGTCACAGCAACATCCTCTGGGTCCGTAACTGGTACCTCAAAAGGTCCCATAACTAAATCTAAATCGCTATTGTAAACTGATATATTTACAGAATCACCATATCCAACTACATAAAGGTTTCCAGAACCATCTCCGATAATCTTGACTTGATACCCATCAGTAGTTATATTTTTTGGCTTTCCGTCTTCAAATAACGGTTTACCAGTACTCAAATCCATAACATATATAGAACTACCATAAACGAAAAATAACCTTTTCTTTTCCATATCTACATAAATCGATTGTTCATATTCGAAACCATCATCAGCCTCATAAAAATCTTTTACATCCGTGAATTTTAAGACGGATTCTTCTGAATCATTCCCACCGAACCCACGTAAGTATTGTTCTGTATATATTGAATATTCCTGCTCACCTGTGTTGACAATAATTGCTTCTCCTTCCGAAGTGGTTGCAAAGTCATAAATACGCGAATCAGCAGGAACTACCTTATCATACATTTCATAGAATTTAAGATCAGTTTTATTCCATTCACCGTATTCAAACGCATCATCTTCGTTTAGATTAAAAATTGATGCTCCTCTAAGCTTCCTACGATGAGTATCCTCTATTTCCACTGATATGCTTTTCCAACCATCTTTAGTTCCATTTACTACGTGAGAATGGTTTACATCCTCGAAAGAAAGAAAAACCGTATCTTCCTTTTCACTTATATAATAGTCACGTACATCTTCAATTTGATTATCGATATTAAATGTTCCCCCTCCAAACAACTGTACAGTTTCAAGAATTTTAAAGCCTTCTTCCTTTTCTTCTGGTTTTTCTTGACTACTATCCTCATTTTCTTCGTTTTTACCACTTTCACTCTTTTCTTCTGTTGCTTGTGTTACATTTGTCTTTGTTGTTTCTTCCTTGTTCCCGCATCCAGTCAAAACTAACATTAGAATCAAAAATAACGAATAATAAATTGCTGCCCTCAAAAAAATCCTTCTCCTTTCCTGTATATAGATTAATTATAAGTTAATGGTACAATATCCATAATACACCACAAACTATATACATGCAACATGAAGAGTTAACTTCTCAGTCATCCTGCACACCCTAAGCGCTGCAGCACTTCCTCCGGACGTTCGTGGATGTAGTTGACAAACCGAGTAATGGCTTGAATGATATCGTTGCGATCCTTGTGAAATACATTGGCAATCACCGTATCTTTCAGCCATTTCCATAAGCGTTCGATCGGGTTCAGCTGTGGCGAATAGGGAGGAAGGTAAATAAAGTGAAAACACTGCCCTTCTTCCCGCAAAAACTCCTTGACCATTTTGGCATGGTGAATGCGGGCGTTATCCAACACCAAGACCATGAGACGGTCTAAATAGCGCTCTTTGAGCATTCTCAAGAAATCCAAGAACGTCGCGGCATTGGCAGCGGTCGTTTGATGAAGCACCGTTTCGCCATCGTGGATGTTGACCGCGCCAAACAGCGATACGTGGGCATGATGGCCGAACGTCGGCACTTGTTTTTGGCGGCCGACTTCCGACCATGTGGACCGCAAGACATGGTAAGAGCGGATATGTGTTTCATCAAGGTACAACAAGACCGAATCAGGATCCATTAAGTTTTTTTTATGAAGTCGAGCTGTTTCTCAAAATTCTTTTGTCGATCCGGATCACCTTTCGCCAATGTGTAGGTCGGCCGTGTCCACGACAGCCCTTTGCGGTGCAGGAGTTTTCGCAACGCTTCGCGGGAAATGCAAACACCGAAGTGCTTTTCGACATAGGATTGCAGGAGTTTGGTGTTCCACGCCGAAGCGACGTCCCAGCCCAGTTCCACGGGAGTGGTGGTCAACACAAGCTGTTTGATCTCTTCCTGCTGTTCTTCGGTGAGAAACGGCTCCCGCCCGGGGGCGAAATCCCGATGAAGCAAGAGCTCCAGACCGCCTTCGTTGAACAGCGACACATAATGGGAAACGGTTTGTCGGCACACGTTGACCATGGAGGCCACCTCTTTGCCCAAATAGCCTTCCATGACCAGGCGAACCGCCATCACCCGTTGGCGAAGAAGGGTGTTTTTGATTTTCCGTTCCTGTTTGCGAAGTGTCCGAGGTGTCCATCCGTGATCGTTGGTGATTTTGAGACGTTTCATGCAGAATTCTGCTCCTTTTCCATACTTTTCCTTAGGAGCAGTATAACCGGAGTGGGCACCACTTATACGAAGGTTAACTTTTCAATGAGTATATATATAGATGCATCGTTCGATGAGCATCCTGTCAATATTATACTTCACATTTCGCACCTTAACAGGGTCAAAAAAAAGATTTTTTATTTTTAGAACCCATGGTGCTATATAGATGCAATTTGAAGCTTTACCATTTGCAGCTTTTACCGAGTATTTGATCGACTGTTGGGCGACCGAACAACGCCGCTTCCAGACCCATATATAGGTCTGTGAAACAGGCGGTTGTTCGGTCTTCCGTCACGCCTTGGTGTGAC
Proteins encoded in this region:
- a CDS encoding DUF6431 domain-containing protein gives rise to the protein MIQFHDFGIDIQTYTDRGKGNDFPDVNQCPHCPSRRPLHRHGYYQRYALTAEGEYHLWIARYRCQECRKTVSVLPSFLLPYVQYTRSVIWQAVKAWFETPRQGAKTKQVVFPTKEVILFYVRRFLRNLSRLHHAAARRWGIIGPVGNARTERAVWWMQTLEGRGVGSIIQDLWTNERRHPFSDQISS
- a CDS encoding IS1634 family transposase, whose amino-acid sequence is MDVQICEIYDSSYLNIISALFQDLDLPQLIDRLVPVDPQCQTRTSDAVKLILLDILSGRQALVHLERWAHEIDLSKLIRPGLKPSWFNDDALARHLDRLYEADIHKVISTCLIHIYRKEGLPLQAFHADTTDKTVYGAYESVSSEALRITHGYNRHHRWQKQIGFGLIGNEDGIPFYGDVHDGNLPDKTWNPEVLSRVHEQLKQAKIEDEWIYVADSAAMTKDTLAQTKAANAFLITRGPSSLRIVKAALAEADVQPDPAWSDPFTLAEKNGATYRVWETASTYEGHPVRLIVVESSALDQRKGKTLDKERTKEAELLREEQARWERHPFSCREDAEQALASLKASLRPQFHRVEAAVEEIVRPKKRRGRPKKGAEPEMETLYFVRLGVEFDPNAWEQARRKASRFVLITTVPKEWKGQPMEAKEILKLYKGQISVEMNFSFLKDPFFTDEIYVKKPERVAVLGYLFLLALAIYRVFQRRVRQFITPERPLKGAGGRKLTRPTGQAIFQLFEYVKVVLLKLPDGHIQRALGKPLTPDQRRILQGLGMDESIYV
- a CDS encoding IS630 family transposase, translated to MDPDSVLLYLDETHIRSYHVLRSTWSEVGRQKQVPTFGHHAHVSLFGAVNIHDGETVLHQTTAANAATFLDFLRMLKERYLDRLMVLVLDNARIHHAKMVKEFLREEGQCFHFIYLPPYSPQLNPIERLWKWLKDTVIANVFHKDRNDIIQAITRFVNYIHERPEEVLQRLGCAG
- a CDS encoding winged helix-turn-helix domain-containing protein; this encodes MEGYLGKEVASMVNVCRQTVSHYVSLFNEGGLELLLHRDFAPGREPFLTEEQQEEIKQLVLTTTPVELGWDVASAWNTKLLQSYVEKHFGVCISREALRKLLHRKGLSWTRPTYTLAKGDPDRQKNFEKQLDFIKKT